In Sedimenticola thiotaurini, the following proteins share a genomic window:
- a CDS encoding EAL domain-containing protein: MDTVSKGITQDQDGQRKLPVPPWLIYGILYFIAAQISLLFAAGESTVSPIWFASGVAIGGLLLHGYRVLPGILLAALANTFLQHQNWLISGGLTAGILLETTIGYWLVTEFTNLRKLLIKPGHFARFLLFCVIFAPLFSSVIGGFVLWYVGTIPTSDLVSLIETWWVGNSLGILILAPLLLAWGRPVTLGSRRALVEVLLLIMASLLVSGLLFGGYLPENLQHSPITFLVAPLVAWCMLRFNLRTTTLFNLFLTITALTGTLLGNGPFASSDGPVPLLFLQLYFGTICATALIGKVILDERQLNRRELTLAANVIKHSPDAIVVTDDAGRIVSANPAFIKNTGFSAAELLGKNISMLDSGYHDRRFFAEMWEQLKERGEWSGEIWNRSKSGTILPEWLNVIALESGRGTPRYYLGIYSDIARQQQVMDRIHRLAYYDNLTKLPNRQLFNDRLSQALKYADRNNQLLGLLFIDLDRFKNINDTLGHASGDKALTLAARRMQECVRQTDTLARLGGDEFTVILQDVNEEFDTVLVAEKILKVFKTPIELDQHELYLTPSIGIALFPDNGSTADDLIKFADTAMYRAKELGGNNYQLFDSNMSEPFHWNLEVETALRRAIETNALKLLYQPQFDLHTGAIVGLEGLARWSNPELGVISPGTFIRVAENTGLIHQLGEQVLSMATEQALQWSSKGITGLRIAVNVSTLQLKQQGFVERVRKITERCRGSGNSIELEITETSLMENAEFMEDVLARLAEIGLEVAVDDFGTGYSSLSYLKRLPIDLLKIDQSFVQDLPSNSNDTAICRAIIAMAHSLNLRVLAEGVETEQQMQFLRKENCDEMQGFLYSKPISADEISEMIRQGFWHTSEMGGTAPPARQKDQCDIQAKS, encoded by the coding sequence ATGGATACGGTCAGCAAAGGCATCACCCAGGATCAGGATGGGCAGCGGAAACTGCCCGTTCCCCCCTGGTTGATCTACGGCATACTCTACTTTATTGCAGCCCAGATCAGCCTGTTGTTCGCCGCCGGAGAGAGCACCGTGTCGCCGATCTGGTTCGCCTCCGGGGTGGCCATTGGCGGGTTGCTTCTGCACGGTTACAGGGTACTCCCGGGCATCCTCCTTGCCGCCCTGGCAAACACTTTTCTGCAGCACCAAAACTGGCTGATAAGCGGCGGCCTGACCGCTGGCATCCTGCTGGAAACCACTATCGGTTACTGGCTGGTCACTGAATTCACCAACCTACGCAAACTGCTCATCAAGCCCGGACACTTTGCCCGCTTCCTGCTGTTCTGTGTCATTTTTGCCCCCCTGTTCAGCTCCGTGATCGGTGGCTTCGTATTGTGGTACGTCGGTACCATTCCCACCTCCGACCTGGTCAGCTTGATCGAGACCTGGTGGGTTGGTAACTCCCTCGGCATCCTGATCCTGGCGCCCTTGTTGCTGGCGTGGGGCAGGCCGGTGACGCTGGGCAGCAGACGGGCTCTGGTGGAGGTACTGCTGCTGATAATGGCCAGCCTGCTGGTCAGCGGGTTGCTGTTCGGCGGTTATCTGCCGGAAAACCTGCAGCACTCGCCTATCACTTTTCTGGTGGCCCCGTTGGTGGCCTGGTGTATGTTGCGATTCAATCTCCGCACCACCACGCTATTCAATCTGTTTCTGACTATCACGGCCCTGACAGGGACGCTGCTGGGTAACGGTCCGTTCGCCTCCTCGGACGGGCCTGTGCCGCTGCTGTTCCTACAGCTCTACTTCGGCACCATCTGCGCCACGGCGCTGATCGGCAAGGTGATCCTGGATGAGCGTCAACTCAACCGTCGCGAACTGACACTGGCAGCCAATGTGATCAAGCACTCGCCGGACGCCATTGTGGTTACGGACGACGCCGGGCGTATCGTATCGGCCAACCCGGCGTTCATAAAAAACACCGGATTTTCTGCCGCTGAGCTACTGGGAAAGAATATCAGCATGCTGGATTCAGGCTACCATGACCGACGCTTCTTTGCCGAGATGTGGGAACAACTCAAAGAGCGGGGCGAGTGGTCAGGCGAAATATGGAACAGAAGCAAGAGTGGCACCATCCTGCCGGAGTGGCTCAATGTCATCGCCCTGGAGAGTGGCCGTGGCACCCCCCGTTACTACCTGGGCATCTACTCCGACATCGCCCGTCAACAGCAGGTGATGGACAGGATTCATCGACTCGCCTATTACGATAATCTGACCAAGCTGCCAAACCGGCAGCTGTTCAATGACCGGCTCAGTCAGGCCCTCAAATATGCCGATCGCAACAACCAGTTGCTCGGGCTGCTGTTCATCGACCTGGATCGTTTCAAGAACATCAACGACACCCTGGGCCATGCCAGTGGCGACAAGGCCCTCACCCTGGCTGCCCGACGCATGCAGGAGTGTGTCCGCCAGACCGACACCCTGGCCAGGCTGGGCGGCGATGAGTTCACCGTGATCCTGCAGGACGTCAATGAGGAGTTTGACACGGTGCTGGTGGCAGAGAAGATTCTGAAGGTGTTCAAGACCCCCATCGAGCTGGATCAGCATGAGCTCTACCTCACTCCCAGTATCGGCATCGCTCTGTTCCCGGACAACGGCTCTACAGCGGATGACCTGATCAAGTTTGCCGATACCGCCATGTACCGCGCCAAGGAGCTGGGGGGCAACAACTACCAGCTGTTTGATTCCAACATGAGCGAACCCTTCCACTGGAACCTGGAAGTGGAGACTGCCCTGCGCCGGGCGATTGAAACGAACGCCCTGAAACTGCTCTACCAACCCCAGTTCGACCTGCATACCGGCGCCATTGTGGGCCTGGAGGGGCTGGCGCGCTGGAGTAATCCGGAGCTGGGCGTGATCTCACCCGGCACCTTTATCCGGGTGGCGGAGAATACCGGCCTGATCCATCAACTCGGGGAGCAGGTGCTGAGCATGGCCACTGAGCAGGCGCTCCAGTGGAGCAGCAAGGGCATTACCGGTCTGCGCATCGCGGTCAACGTCTCCACCCTGCAACTGAAACAGCAGGGCTTTGTGGAACGGGTCAGGAAGATAACCGAGCGTTGTCGGGGCAGCGGCAACAGTATCGAGCTGGAGATCACCGAAACCAGCCTGATGGAGAATGCGGAGTTTATGGAAGATGTGTTGGCCAGACTGGCCGAAATCGGACTGGAGGTGGCAGTGGATGACTTCGGCACCGGTTACTCCTCGCTGAGCTACCTGAAACGGCTGCCGATCGACCTGCTGAAAATCGATCAATCGTTCGTGCAGGACCTGCCCAGCAACAGCAACGACACGGCCATCTGCCGGGCCATTATCGCCATGGCCCACAGCCTCAACCTGCGTGTCCTGGCCGAGGGCGTGGAGACCGAACAGCAGATGCAGTTCCTGCGCAAGGAGAACTGCGACGAAATGCAGGGCTTCCTCTACAGCAAGCCGATATCCGCCGATGAAATCTCTGAAATGATCCGCCAGGGCTTCTGGCATACCAGCGAGATGGGAGGCACCGCTCCGCCAGCACGACAGAAAGACCAATGTGATATCCAGGCCAAATCCTGA
- a CDS encoding haloacid dehalogenase type II, producing the protein MQLTFAFDIYGTLIDTSGITQNLRRLVGDQAELFSSRWREKQLEYSFRRGLMGDYVDFSVCTRQALAYTSAQLELPISDSATEELLEAYRHLPAFPEVPLALAKLRDSGHRLYAFSNGVPADLEILLSSAGIRDNFIDLVSVDEIHTFKPDPATYRHFLARSGVPPDRCFLVSSNPFDLLGAMAVSLRSAWIRRSDANHFDPWGKQPELTFTSLTDLQQAFDSPRGT; encoded by the coding sequence ATGCAACTGACCTTTGCGTTTGACATCTATGGGACCCTGATCGATACCTCAGGCATCACCCAGAATCTGCGCCGCCTGGTGGGGGACCAGGCCGAGCTGTTTTCCAGCCGCTGGCGCGAAAAGCAGCTGGAGTACTCGTTCCGTCGCGGACTGATGGGGGATTACGTGGATTTCTCTGTCTGTACGCGGCAGGCATTGGCCTATACATCGGCGCAACTGGAACTGCCGATCAGTGACAGCGCCACGGAGGAGTTGCTGGAAGCGTACCGCCACCTGCCGGCGTTTCCCGAAGTGCCGCTGGCCCTGGCGAAACTCCGGGATAGCGGCCATCGACTCTACGCCTTCTCCAACGGCGTACCGGCTGACCTGGAGATATTGCTCAGCTCCGCAGGCATCCGCGATAACTTCATCGACCTGGTCAGTGTGGATGAAATCCACACCTTCAAGCCGGATCCGGCCACTTACCGCCATTTTCTGGCCCGGTCCGGCGTCCCCCCGGACCGCTGTTTTCTGGTTTCCAGCAACCCTTTCGATCTGCTGGGCGCCATGGCCGTCTCCCTGCGTAGCGCGTGGATCCGGCGCAGTGATGCAAACCATTTTGACCCCTGGGGGAAGCAGCCAGAACTCACTTTCACTTCGCTAACCGACCTGCAGCAGGCGTTTGATTCACCCAGAGGGACCTGA
- the speA gene encoding biosynthetic arginine decarboxylase, translating to MKQKLHIVPQDYGIHRWGDGFFGINEQGHVVARPIRSGDVEIDLYRLAHEVKQTGLAWPVLVRFTDILHERVSALCGAFATAMDEFEFTGSYMAIYPIKVNQQRSVIEELLAKEVGSVGLEAGSKPELSAVLAHAPQNGVIVCNGYKDSEYIRLALIGLKLGHRVYIVIEKPSELELVLTAAEDLGVEPLLGVRVRLSSSGTGYWQDSGGQKSKFGLTATQVLKLVQRLDSVGKLDRLQLLHSHIGSQIPNLRDIRRGMGEVARFFAELHSLGAAIRIVDVGGGLGVDYEGTSSRHDCSMNYSMDSYAREVVKAIARICTEQALPHPKIFSESGRAMTAHHAMLMVNVIESDPAPETLDRIDLPEDAPEVLCSLAELLGLDEYSVSELYQEARHGLEEAHDMFERGVLDLRQRALAEEIYNTICSQLMPRLSSNSRRHRELLDQLREQLSDRLFCNFSLFQSLPDVWAIDQVFPVMPLHRLNEEPKRSAVLHDLTCDSDGCIENYVDQDGVESTLPVHHLIPSEPYLLGIFLVGAYQEILGDMHNLFGDTDAVNLELDGRGGYQLTQPEQGDSVDELLRYVHFSPEVMLEKYREKMAAEGLGSEETESLFSELEAGLRGYTYFEE from the coding sequence ATGAAACAGAAATTACACATCGTGCCCCAGGACTATGGTATCCACCGCTGGGGTGATGGATTCTTCGGCATCAATGAGCAGGGGCATGTGGTGGCCCGACCGATCCGCTCCGGGGACGTGGAGATCGATCTCTACCGTCTGGCGCACGAGGTGAAGCAGACGGGATTGGCCTGGCCGGTGCTGGTGCGTTTTACCGATATTCTGCATGAGCGGGTCTCGGCTCTGTGTGGCGCCTTCGCCACCGCCATGGATGAGTTTGAGTTTACCGGCAGCTATATGGCCATCTACCCGATCAAGGTCAACCAGCAGCGTAGTGTGATTGAGGAGCTGCTGGCCAAGGAAGTGGGCAGCGTGGGACTGGAGGCAGGTAGCAAACCGGAGCTGTCAGCGGTGCTGGCCCACGCGCCGCAGAACGGCGTGATTGTCTGTAATGGCTACAAGGACAGCGAATATATCCGCCTGGCGCTGATCGGCCTGAAGCTGGGCCACCGGGTCTATATCGTGATCGAGAAGCCGTCCGAACTGGAGCTGGTTTTGACGGCAGCGGAGGATCTGGGGGTGGAGCCGTTGTTGGGTGTGCGGGTGCGCCTCTCCTCTTCCGGTACCGGTTACTGGCAGGATTCCGGTGGCCAGAAATCCAAGTTTGGCCTGACTGCCACCCAAGTACTGAAGCTGGTTCAGCGGCTTGATTCAGTGGGTAAGCTGGACCGCTTGCAACTGCTGCACTCCCACATCGGTTCGCAGATACCGAACCTGCGGGATATTCGGCGTGGTATGGGTGAGGTGGCGCGCTTTTTCGCCGAGTTGCATAGCCTGGGGGCAGCGATCCGGATCGTGGATGTGGGTGGTGGATTGGGTGTCGACTACGAAGGGACCAGTTCTCGTCACGACTGTTCCATGAACTACAGCATGGATAGTTATGCGCGGGAGGTGGTCAAAGCGATTGCCCGCATCTGCACCGAACAGGCGCTGCCCCATCCGAAGATTTTCAGTGAATCGGGCCGGGCCATGACCGCTCATCACGCCATGTTGATGGTGAATGTGATTGAGAGTGATCCGGCGCCAGAGACGCTGGATCGGATCGATCTGCCGGAAGATGCACCGGAAGTGCTCTGCTCCCTGGCAGAACTGCTGGGCCTGGATGAGTACTCGGTGTCGGAGCTTTACCAGGAGGCGCGCCACGGGCTGGAAGAGGCCCATGACATGTTTGAAAGGGGAGTGCTGGATCTGCGCCAGCGGGCGTTGGCGGAGGAGATATACAACACGATCTGCAGCCAGTTGATGCCCCGTCTGAGCAGCAATTCCCGCCGTCACCGTGAGTTGCTGGACCAGCTGAGGGAGCAGTTGTCGGACCGGCTGTTCTGTAACTTCTCCCTGTTTCAGTCCCTGCCGGATGTGTGGGCTATCGACCAGGTGTTTCCGGTGATGCCGCTGCACCGTCTCAATGAAGAGCCCAAGCGCAGCGCCGTTCTGCATGATCTCACCTGTGATTCGGATGGGTGTATCGAGAACTACGTGGATCAGGATGGGGTGGAGAGCACCCTGCCGGTGCATCACCTGATTCCCAGTGAGCCCTATCTGTTGGGTATTTTTCTGGTCGGGGCTTACCAGGAGATTCTCGGCGATATGCACAACCTGTTCGGCGATACCGATGCGGTAAACCTGGAGCTGGACGGACGGGGAGGGTATCAACTGACCCAGCCGGAGCAGGGTGATTCGGTGGATGAACTGCTGCGCTATGTCCACTTCTCTCCCGAGGTGATGCTGGAGAAGTACCGGGAGAAGATGGCCGCCGAGGGGCTTGGCAGCGAGGAGACCGAATCCCTGTTCAGCGAACTGGAAGCGGGCCTGCGCGGTTATACCTACTTCGAGGAGTAG